Sequence from the Fulvivirga ligni genome:
GTAAAACAGAAAACTTCTACAGAGTAAAAAATCTGGAAGAAATTAACTCTTCTGAGGCAGACTATTCTCCTGTTTATAATGATGGTGAACTTTACTTCACCAGCTCCAGAGCAGATAATAAAATCTATAAAGCCACCGGAACTCCTTTTAGTAACATATATAAGGCTACTACCAAAGGGGCTGTAGTGGATACAACCAGCATCTCCGGCCTGGGAGATTTAATTAATAACTATAACATAAACGAAGGATCTGTAACTTTTACGCCTGACGGAAAAACCATGGTGTTTGCCAGAGGTAATTCTGGTAAGAAAAAGGGTACAGAAGATGTGAATTTATACATTACAAGTAATAGAAATGGTGCCTGGTCTGAACCACGAATGCTTACAGGTATTGGAGGTTCTGGCTATTGGAATAGCACGCCAGCATTTAGTAGAGATGGTAAAACTCTTTACTTCTCCAGTAACAGACCTGGAGGTATTGGAGGAACCGATATTTATTCTGCTAAAAGAAACTCCAGAGGTAGATTTTATAGGGTTGCCAATTTAGGCTCAAGCATTAATACTGCTGGAAATGACATGTTCCCATTTATTTCAGATGATGGCTCCATGTACTTCTCTAGTGATGGCCATCCTGGTTTTGGAGGCCTTGATCTATTTGTGGCCAAGCGTGTGAACGGTAAGATTACGGTGGAAAACATGGGTGAGCCAATGAACACCAAATCGGATGATTTCGGCTTATATCTATTTAAAGCAGATAGAGGGTTTTTTGCTTCTAACCGAGAAGGTGGAAAAGGTGACGATGACATTTATACTTTCTTAAATGAAGATCCTGACTTAAAAATTGTAAACTACTATTTACAAGGCATCACTATGACACATGATGATGAGGACAAGTTAGTGATACTTCCAGGTGTAACTGTAAAACTATTAGATGCCCAAGGTGAAGAACTGAACGAAACCAGCACCGATAGTGAAGGTAAATTTGAGTTTAGGGTGTATGAGCATGAGCGATACAATTTGGTTGCTGAAAAAACGGGAGGCAAAGAGCAATACCTTGTGACCAGGCAAGAATTCTCAACCATCGGGAGATCAGTGAACAGAGATACACTTACCCAATTAGTGACCAACGTAAAGTTTGACACTCTCATGGTTCTTGAGAAGATAGAGAAAGACAAAATTTTCGTTCTGGAAAACATCTATTATGATTTAGATAAATCAGAAATTAGAGAAGATGCAGCCCGAGAGCTGGATAAGCTTGTAACTATCTTGAAGGATAACCCTGAACTAATCATTGAGCTTAGCTCACATACAGATTCACGCCAAACGGATGATTATAACAAAAAGCTTTCTCAGCGAAGAGCCAAATCAGCTGTGGACTATCTGGTGTCTCAGGGAATTGAGTCCAAGCGACTAACAGCTGTGGGTTATGGTGAGTCTCGTTTAATTATTCAAGACGCACAAACTGAAGAAGAGCATCAGGTAAACCGTAGAACAGAATTCAAGATATTAGAATTGGGTAAGCCTAAGCAGAACCCGGATGAATTTGATGAAGATCGTTTCTTCGATAGTGGAGACGGAGATTTGTAAAAATATAATTTAGTCAATGAAAAGAGGGAGCCCAGTTTACACTGAGGCTCCCTCTTTTTTTATTTTAGGTTTTTGAAGCTTCGGCTTAGCCGTTTTTCTAATTTGTTTTGGCTTAACCACCTCTTCACGATCATTTTTATTTCTCCTACCCCACCAGATGAGAAAGCCTGTTACGGGTAAGCTGGTACAGATAAGGCTTGC
This genomic interval carries:
- a CDS encoding OmpA family protein, with the translated sequence MSAKTNLLTLLTALLIFSCNLEKKAWKTFDRGEFQSSIEMYNDILKKDPNDGMANFFVAESYRQSNRIPESEAYYKRAVDDGVRNDSIRLFYAFALKSNAKYDEAHNQIDEFLTEVEEEKYQKWGEEELSNLNHLDEVRKTENFYRVKNLEEINSSEADYSPVYNDGELYFTSSRADNKIYKATGTPFSNIYKATTKGAVVDTTSISGLGDLINNYNINEGSVTFTPDGKTMVFARGNSGKKKGTEDVNLYITSNRNGAWSEPRMLTGIGGSGYWNSTPAFSRDGKTLYFSSNRPGGIGGTDIYSAKRNSRGRFYRVANLGSSINTAGNDMFPFISDDGSMYFSSDGHPGFGGLDLFVAKRVNGKITVENMGEPMNTKSDDFGLYLFKADRGFFASNREGGKGDDDIYTFLNEDPDLKIVNYYLQGITMTHDDEDKLVILPGVTVKLLDAQGEELNETSTDSEGKFEFRVYEHERYNLVAEKTGGKEQYLVTRQEFSTIGRSVNRDTLTQLVTNVKFDTLMVLEKIEKDKIFVLENIYYDLDKSEIREDAARELDKLVTILKDNPELIIELSSHTDSRQTDDYNKKLSQRRAKSAVDYLVSQGIESKRLTAVGYGESRLIIQDAQTEEEHQVNRRTEFKILELGKPKQNPDEFDEDRFFDSGDGDL